A window of the Cucurbita pepo subsp. pepo cultivar mu-cu-16 chromosome LG01, ASM280686v2, whole genome shotgun sequence genome harbors these coding sequences:
- the LOC111810693 gene encoding uncharacterized protein LOC111810693, whose protein sequence is MGNCQAVDAAALVIQHPTGRIERLYWPVVASEVMRTNPGHYVSLIIPLPQSEEDNREPKTVRFTRVKLLRPNDTLALGHAYRLVTTQEVIKVLRAKKYAKSKKQLPESERKPEKPAAGDETENSQQVVKHERHRIRTPAANATAARPKAWRPSLQSISEAAS, encoded by the exons ATGGGGAATTGCCAGGCGGTTGATGCGGCGGCTCTGGTTATACAGCATCCAACTGGCCGGATTGAGAGGCTGTATTGGCCGGTGGTGGCGAGTGAAGTCATGAGGACTAATCCGGGTCACTATGTTTCTCTTATAATTCCCTTGCCCCAATCTGAGGAAGATAATCGGGAGCCTAAAACGGTGCGGTTTACTCGTGTCAAGCTTCTCCGGCCAAATGACACTCTTGCTCTTGGCCATGCCTATCGGCTTGTCACTACTCAGG AGGTTATAAAGGTGTTGCGAGCTAAAAAGTATGCAAAATCCAAGAAGCAATTGCCGGAGTCGGAGAGGAAGCCGGAGAAGCCGGCTGCCGGAGATGAGACTGAAAATAGCCAGCAG GTAGTTAAACATGAAAGACATCGCATCAGAACACCAGCAGCAAACGCCACTGCAGCGAGGCCAAAGGCTTGGAGACCATCATTGCAGAGCATTTCTGAAGCTGCCAGCTGA
- the LOC111810699 gene encoding uncharacterized protein LOC111810699 → MGRVLYGWAMVLVSPAKISCFNGLLHPTFCPFPSRVTFVNCNLTLSVGYRSNPIVAEYVCLDPVAEFVVIETQRFKEQVSEKLAKDRETIVEADDEGKTVCFITKILQYSVNFIDIFVAIQMTYFSQYMNHSGAVVLH, encoded by the exons ATGGGGCGGGTGCTCTACGGTTGGGCTATGGTCTTGGTTTCTCCCGCCAAGATCTCATGTTTTAACGGTCTTCTTCATCCAACATTTTGTCCTTTCCCTTCTCGCGTAACCTTCGTCAATTGTAACTTAACTTTGTCCGTCGGTTACAGAAGCAATCCCATCGTGGCCGAGTATGTATGCCTAGATCCGGTAGCGGAATTTGTAGTAATC GAAACGCAGAGATTTAAGGAGCAGGTGTCGGAGAAGCTAGCGAAGGATCGTGAGACGATTGTGGAG GCAGATGATGAAGGAAAAACGGTATGCTTCATCACAAAGATACTCCAATACAGTgtcaatttcattgatatcTTTGTTGCTATACAAATGACTTATTTCTCTCAATACATGAATCATTCTGGGGCTGTGGTTTTACACTGA